A genomic region of Candidatus Atribacteria bacterium ADurb.Bin276 contains the following coding sequences:
- the mtlD_3 gene encoding Mannitol-1-phosphate 5-dehydrogenase — protein MSNQLKNILIWGAGKIGRGFIADLFNKAEYNLVFVDSNRELIHQLNTQQQYTIINLPSLDEKEEVIIKDFQAFHTDEKDQIFQKLKECSILSLVVFPSAFEQVAKDISAIIERRSREKIDRSLDILMSTNICQPSEQFKHYLFKELSDAGKDYFNRYIGLVDTLIIRMGIEPTPEMREKDPMIILTNGYPELTLDRPAFKGEPPQFKGLLYTTNMAHEEKRKMYTYNTIHAVYAYLGKQRGYQYIIESIQDEEIQQMAVEGLKESSRALQKEFGYSDEEMKEWNNRVLKNMANPILKDKIDRVGADPIRKLKKEDRLIGPALMCIRNGILPYFLAKTAAAALLFTVEDDPATTIIQKFLRSHPIKEAVREFCQLDREVELIQLIAEQYQKFLNKISLKEDFYKIKKLKDCYEIGFEYEKNYRGCAQCLISTIFKFTGKNNNSLFQSASGLSGGMALCGDGACGGYSGGIMIMGSFIGRRFEMLEVNGDKEAQSQAYQMAQRLHDKFIETYGSVICADIHKQIFGKSFCLRSKEVRKEFEEAGAHLDKCTTVVAMAASWVADILSDEGFL, from the coding sequence ATGTCAAATCAACTAAAAAATATTCTTATCTGGGGAGCGGGAAAGATTGGTCGTGGGTTTATCGCAGATTTGTTTAATAAAGCAGAATACAACTTAGTCTTTGTCGATTCTAATCGGGAACTGATCCATCAATTAAACACCCAACAACAATACACCATCATCAACCTTCCCAGCTTAGATGAAAAAGAAGAAGTCATCATTAAAGATTTTCAAGCCTTTCATACCGATGAAAAAGACCAAATTTTTCAAAAACTGAAAGAATGTTCGATTTTATCCCTGGTTGTCTTCCCATCAGCTTTTGAACAGGTTGCCAAAGATATCTCTGCAATTATCGAAAGACGATCTCGCGAAAAAATTGATCGTTCTCTTGATATTCTCATGAGCACCAATATCTGCCAGCCTTCAGAACAATTTAAACATTATCTTTTTAAAGAGCTTTCCGATGCCGGAAAGGATTATTTCAATCGATACATTGGGTTGGTAGATACCTTAATTATCCGAATGGGAATTGAGCCCACTCCAGAAATGAGAGAAAAAGATCCAATGATTATTCTCACCAATGGCTACCCAGAGCTTACCCTGGATCGACCAGCCTTTAAGGGTGAACCGCCTCAGTTCAAAGGCTTATTATATACCACTAATATGGCACATGAAGAAAAAAGAAAAATGTATACCTATAATACCATTCACGCTGTGTATGCCTACCTGGGGAAGCAAAGGGGATATCAATACATTATTGAATCTATACAGGATGAGGAAATCCAACAAATGGCAGTCGAAGGACTCAAGGAATCAAGCCGAGCGCTACAAAAAGAGTTTGGCTATTCTGATGAGGAAATGAAGGAATGGAATAACCGAGTTCTAAAAAATATGGCCAATCCTATCTTAAAAGATAAAATTGATCGGGTAGGAGCCGATCCTATTCGAAAGCTAAAAAAAGAAGATCGGCTTATCGGACCCGCGTTGATGTGCATTAGAAATGGTATCTTGCCATATTTCTTAGCAAAAACTGCCGCAGCGGCATTATTATTTACCGTTGAAGACGATCCAGCCACAACTATTATCCAAAAGTTTTTGAGAAGTCACCCAATAAAAGAAGCCGTTCGAGAATTTTGTCAGCTTGACCGGGAAGTTGAACTCATTCAGCTGATTGCTGAACAGTATCAAAAATTCCTCAATAAAATATCTCTTAAGGAAGATTTTTATAAGATTAAAAAATTAAAAGATTGTTATGAAATTGGCTTTGAATACGAAAAAAATTATCGTGGGTGCGCTCAATGCCTCATCTCAACCATCTTTAAATTTACCGGGAAAAACAATAACTCCCTTTTTCAATCTGCAAGTGGGCTTTCGGGTGGAATGGCGCTTTGTGGAGATGGAGCCTGTGGTGGCTATTCGGGAGGTATAATGATTATGGGAAGTTTTATTGGAAGACGCTTTGAGATGTTAGAAGTTAATGGAGATAAAGAGGCACAATCCCAAGCCTACCAAATGGCGCAAAGACTTCATGATAAATTTATTGAAACCTATGGAAGTGTGATTTGTGCTGACATCCACAAACAAATCTTCGGAAAATCCTTTTGTTTAAGATCAAAAGAAGTTCGAAAAGAGTTCGAAGAAGCTGGAGCTCATCTTGATAAATGTACCACGGTAGTAGCTATGGCTGCCTCCTGGGTAGCCGACATTCTGAGTGACGAAGGATTTTTATAA